TGGGCCAAGGTCATCGGTAGCGATGCCGGGCCGACGTTGCCCCACAGCGGGAACGTCGCCGGGACCCGCCGAGGGTCGAGGCCGAGCCGCCTGACGACGCCACGCGTGTGGGCCGCCGAGACCTGATGCATGACGTAGAGGTCCATGTCCTGCCAACCCCACGACCGCGCATCCGCCCAGGTCGCCTCCGCGAGCTCCACACCCGCGTCGAGGAGACCCTTCGCATCGGTACGCATCCGCGTGTTGTCCCCGACGCACAGCTCGTGATGCTGGGTGGCCGCCCTGCTCACACCGCCGATCAGCCGATGCTCCTGGTGATGGCTGCCGGCGGCGCCCAACACCATCGCGGCCGCGCCGGAGCCGAGGGTCAACGTGGCGAACTGCTCCCGGACGTCGTCGCGGGTGGAGTCGGATCGACGTAACCGCTCGATGGTCACCTGCTGGGCCTCGCGGGAGCTTTCGCCCGCCACGATCAGCGCGTACCGGATCTGCCCGGCGTCGATCATGTTGGCCGCGACCTGGATCCCGTTGACGAATCCGAGGCAGGCGTTGGCGATGTCGAAGTTCAAGGCCGACGGT
Above is a window of Verrucosispora sp. NA02020 DNA encoding:
- a CDS encoding 3-oxoacyl-ACP synthase III, producing MTHGNAEYRYANTAILSVTALEAPVIVTSDQFDEQLSETFRRLRLRPGMLQRIAGVQERRWWPEGFGFAEAAATAGAKALSEAGVDARDVGLLINTSVSRAHLEPSTAVAIHHALDLPPSALNFDIANACLGFVNGIQVAANMIDAGQIRYALIVAGESSREAQQVTIERLRRSDSTRDDVREQFATLTLGSGAAAMVLGAAGSHHQEHRLIGGVSRAATQHHELCVGDNTRMRTDAKGLLDAGVELAEATWADARSWGWQDMDLYVMHQVSAAHTRGVVRRLGLDPRRVPATFPLWGNVGPASLPMTLAHHAGSLHSGDRVLCMGVGSGLNTCALEIVW